AGACCTTCAAATATTTTTTCTTCTCCAATTCCTTCAACTACAACTTTTAATGATGGAAATAAAAAATGATTTTCTTCAGCATATTGGGCACTAAATAGGCCTTTTTCACCCCAGAAAAACCTATCTGTAGTATGTTCATTTCTTCGAACGTTAAAAACTGAAGGAGCAGATAATTCATTTTCAGCTATGAATCTTCTTGCTGCTGTAACTGGTTTATGTTTGCCAGTTTCGATATGATAAATAGGTACATGTGCCATTACTCTTTGGCCAGCCAATCTTCTTCTGCTGATTCTTTTTCTTTTTTTTGACATTGATTGGTACTCCTGAAATTATTAATGAGATTAGTCTTATTTATTTTTACTAATCTTATATATGTGATTTTAAATTCACTTCAAATTACATAGAGGACCCATCAACCTCTGATGTAGCTTAATATATGATTAAATAATCATATTTAAGGCTGGCTAAAGTCAGACCTCTTTATATATCTTAATACTTTTTTCATATTTTACAAGCCCTTTTTCAAGTTTTTTTTAAAAAAATTTCTCAAAATTTCATTAATTATGAATCTTTCAAAAAAATTTGAAGAATTAATATTAAAACAGCTAGAGAGTTTTGGTTGCTCAATGGGAGTGACTAATTTAGTGATGTATCTTGCTTCAGCTAAGCAAGGAACTAAAGCATCATTTGAGATGATTGGTCAATGGCCGCAAATTGATAGGCTACTTACATCAATAGAAGATGATCCTTCACTAAAAGTTTCGTCGCCTAATAGAAGATGGTACCCGCTTCAAGAAAACGATATTCTACTTGGTGTCCTAAGGGTAGAAACTGATTTGAAAGGGGGGAATTGGCCAGTATCTCTTGATTCTAGGTTAAAAGCGCTTTCAATATCTTTAGCTAAATGCGTCTCTATCGAATTAGAACGTCAAAATAAAAATGAAGAAATCAATTATTTAAAAAATCAAGTCAATGTCATAATCCATCAATTAAGGAATCCATTGGCAGCTATTAGGACATATGCAAAATTACTAATAAAAAGACTTGGTTCAGATGATGATTCTATTGAAATAGTCGAACGCATGATAATAGAGCAAAAACAAATTAATCAATATATGGATTCTTTTGCACAATTAAATTCACCCATTCAACTTCCTCTGGGAATTGGAGAGGAAAGATTATTATTACCACCAAATTTAGATAATAAAAAGGTAATAACTGTTCAAAGTTTATTGAGGCCAATATTAGAAAGGGGTAAAGCTAATGCGGACTTAGAGAATAGAGATTGGACTGAACCTTCTCTTTGGCCAAATTGGACTATTTCGCCAATAAAGGCAAAATATGCTGTAATTGCTGAAATTGTGGCCAATTTATTAGAAAATGCATTTAAATATGCTCAAAAAGATGCCGAAATTGGACTTGCAATTACGAGTAATGGACTTTGTATATTTGATGATGGTAAAAAAATATTCAAAAATGAAAACGAGAAAATTTTTGAAAAAGGTTTTAGAGGATCTGCCGCTAAAAAGAAGGACGGCACTGGTGTGGGACTATTTTTGGCGAGGAAATTAGCAAAACAAATTGGAGGAGATTTGAGATTGCTGGAAAATAACTCGATTGATAATACTGAGATATCAAAAAATCTTAAGAAGAAAAATATTTTCTATTTAGAACTACCTATAAAAGAATTGCATGCATAAACAACATTGCAGTTTCAACTAGTACAGTACTTGCACCGCAGGCATCTCCATTGAAACCTCCAATTTTATTACCTAGTATGTTTGGGATGGAATAGCTTAGCAATATACCAATCAAAATAAGAATTAAAAATTTAATTAATATTGCTTTGGATGTAATTGAGACAAATTGG
This sequence is a window from Prochlorococcus marinus XMU1419. Protein-coding genes within it:
- a CDS encoding DUF3155 domain-containing protein; this encodes MSKKRKRISRRRLAGQRVMAHVPIYHIETGKHKPVTAARRFIAENELSAPSVFNVRRNEHTTDRFFWGEKGLFSAQYAEENHFLFPSLKVVVEGIGEEKIFEGLELTADDWEEIEEYEYAFV
- a CDS encoding sensor histidine kinase: MNLSKKFEELILKQLESFGCSMGVTNLVMYLASAKQGTKASFEMIGQWPQIDRLLTSIEDDPSLKVSSPNRRWYPLQENDILLGVLRVETDLKGGNWPVSLDSRLKALSISLAKCVSIELERQNKNEEINYLKNQVNVIIHQLRNPLAAIRTYAKLLIKRLGSDDDSIEIVERMIIEQKQINQYMDSFAQLNSPIQLPLGIGEERLLLPPNLDNKKVITVQSLLRPILERGKANADLENRDWTEPSLWPNWTISPIKAKYAVIAEIVANLLENAFKYAQKDAEIGLAITSNGLCIFDDGKKIFKNENEKIFEKGFRGSAAKKKDGTGVGLFLARKLAKQIGGDLRLLENNSIDNTEISKNLKKKNIFYLELPIKELHA